Proteins co-encoded in one Lineus longissimus chromosome 11, tnLinLong1.2, whole genome shotgun sequence genomic window:
- the LOC135495553 gene encoding uncharacterized protein LOC135495553, with translation MIQRAGLIKKIGLVSVLLMFVYMVVKTLSNGVNGPPMKSLEQPRERVRLEYKPENYVPPPDMKIPRIVHVTWKDNVLPSGTVQWVKRWATTNSDWQVWFWTDADARQLVAKKFPSYLRLFDRYPAPIYKADAMRYFILFEYGGVYADLDVEPLRSLNPLRDQTACVLSQEPDEHAKLLNDVFSNDQKMLACNAFMACRTGHPFFLSVLKNLEANHNLSERFHHAPGRTIISTGPGMLTKMYTIYMNRSRKHLEQFPEDNVWLAPPDYFTPIFDPIKLQMIKFKCVRQFHLMSRLKRQVCLKLKSREFQNIPGEVAYTSHNWFHSWLSGEEGKEGRSAGFTNLTLQEIIPGIKEAKYLVDLQPEANVTGSRFCIPLISGKC, from the coding sequence ATGATTCAGCGGGCTGGGCTCATCAAGAAAATCGGACTTGTTTCCGTTTTATTGATGTTTGTGTATATGGTTGTCAAAACGTTGTCAAATGGAGTAAATGGACCCCCGATGAAATCTCTTGAACAACCTAGAGAGCGCGTACGTCTCGAGTACAAGCCGGAAAACTACGTTCCGCCACCGGATATGAAGATCCCGCGGATCGTCCACGTCACGTGGAAGGATAATGTCCTACCGTCGGGGACGGTCCAGTGGGTAAAACGTTGGGCGACAACCAATTCTGACTGGCAGGTGTGGTTTTGGACTGATGCAGACGCAAGGCAGCTTGTCGCCAAGAAATTCCCAAGCTATTTAAGGCTATTCGATCGCTACCCTGCTCCGATTTATAAAGCTGACGCTATGAGGTATTTCATCTTATTCGAGTATGGAGGCGTTTACGCTGATTTGGATGTTGAACCGTTGCGGAGCTTGAATCCGTTACGCGATCAAACCGCGTGTGTTCTTAGTCAAGAACCGGACGAACACGCCAAACTCCTTAACGATGTCTTCTCGAATGATCAAAAGATGCTGGCTTGTAATGCGTTCATGGCCTGCAGGACTGGACATCCATTCTTTTTGTCAGTGTTGAAAAACTTGGAGGCGAATCATAACTTATCCGAGCGGTTCCACCACGCTCCTGGCCGGACAATCATCAGCACAGGGCCCGGTATGTTGACGAAAATGTATACCATTTACATGAACAGGTCCCGGAAACACCTCGAGCAGTTCCCCGAGGACAATGTTTGGCTGGCTCCCCCGGACTATTTTACGCCAATTTTCGACCCCATCAAACTACAAATGATTAAGTTTAAATGTGTCAGACAGTTTCATCTCATGTCACGCTTGAAGAGGCAGGTGTGTCTGAAATTAAAAAGCCGTGAGTTCCAGAATATCCCGGGAGAGGTCGCTTATACAAGCCATAATTGGTTCCATTCGTGGTTATCAGGAGAGGAAGGAAAGGAAGGACGGTCGGCAGGGTTTACTAATCTCACACTACAGGAGATTATTCCCGGGATAAAGGAGGCTAAATATCTTGTGGACCTTCAGCCCGAAGCTAATGTGACTGGGTCTCGATTCTGTATACCGTTGATCTCTGGAAAGTGCTAG
- the LOC135495294 gene encoding ankyrin-3-like — MRSLDTLTHVYHDPRPGPSPTREAMDEQSYGNEIAVREEGACHSAEEIPISIQSSDGDVPTTLSLGQGFSTLADMTEGLPEEVLPHLAGLELMSLQPGSSVVEVSADGKSSMECVMQQVSVQVQSQKFELEGESSGSAKNQGYNALHAAILYSDNPKIAQDLIDVGYDVNLTSTVSKETALHVALKAKREYQVIYVDRLLKAGCDVGVKDCSGNTVLHICKHTDLLSKLIKVSDHGVFETRNVNGYTPLHSAIDCGHNEAVDHMLNKNVDPNIADRDGNNALHLASRDELTADSLEWMEWSQQDLDDKWKSVIPHLTMGTGLSKATYKRLLTRMHDIDTQNNAYRTALHIAVEHNCLRAVTLLLEANANAFEIPDADGNSAYDLACSKKDIAPEIIGLL; from the exons ATGCGTTCGTTAGACACCTTGACACATGTTTATCATGACCCTCGCCCCGGACCCTCGCCCACACGAG AAGCAATGGACGAGCAGAGCTATGGCAATGAGATCGCTGTTCGGGAAGAAGGCGCGTGTCATTCTGCTGAG GAAATACCAATTTCGATACAGTCAAGTGATGGCGATGTGCCTACAACTCTTTCCCTCGGCCAGGGCTTTTCGACATTAGCTGACATGACTGAGGGCTTGCCTGAGGAAGTCTTGCCTCATTTGGCGGGCTTGGAGCTGATGTCTCTGCAGCCTGGGTCGAGCGTCGTCGAAGTGAGCGCTGACGGAAAGAGCTCCATGGAATGTGTCATGCAGCAAGTCTCGGTCCAAGTTCAATCACAAAAATTTGAGCTTGAAGGTGAAAGTTCTGGCTCAGCGAAGAATCAAGGCTATAATGCCTTACATGCGGCCATTCTGTACTCAGACAACCCCAAGATTGCGCAAGATCTCATAGACGTCGGATATGACGTCAACCTAACCTCGACAGTCTCGAAAGAGACGGCCTTGCATGTTGCTCTAAAGGCAAAGAGGGAATACCAAGTGATTTACGTCGACAGGCTTCTGAAGGCTGGTTGTGATGTAGGGGTTAAGGATTGCAGCGGAAATACTGTCCTACACATATGTAAACACACTGACCTGCTTTCTAAACTGATCAAGGTTTCTGACCACGGAGTGTTTGAGACGCGTAACGTGAACGGCTACACACCCCTGCACTCTGCAATAGATTGTGGTCACAACGAAGCAGTTGACCACATGCTCAATAAAAATGTAGATCCCAACATAGCAGACCGTGATGGGAACAATGCGCTGCATCTCGCATCGAGGGACGAACTTACGGCAGACTCTCTAGAATGGATGGAATGGTCACAACAAGACCTAGATGACAAATGGAAGTCAGTTATTCCCCACTTGACAATGGGGACGGGCCTGTCAAAGGCAACATACAAGCGCCTTCTGACTCGGATGCACGATATTGACACTCAGAATAATGCATACCGCACGGCACTCCACATTGCCGTGGAGCACAACTGTCTTAGAGCTGTGACGCTTCTATTAGAAGCTAACGCTAACGCATTCGAAATCCCTGACGCAGATGGAAACTCGGCCTACGACCTAGCTTGCTCGAAAAAGGATATTGCGCCGGAAATAATAGGATT GCTCTGA